In the genome of Desulfomicrobium apsheronum, the window AACAGTCCCTTGCGCTTGTGGTTCCAGCGCATGTAGGCCTCGACTCCGCGGATCGTTCCGGTCTGCAGGTGCACTATCGGCTGATAATGCATGCACACTTCGTTCTCCAGAAGCGCGTTGCGCAGCCCGCTTTCGATCCGCAAGAACTGCACGGCCTCGTTGTTCTGCCGATCATCGAAAATCACAATCTGCCGCTCGCCCCGCTGCAGCGCCCGTCCGAGCGCGGCCGTGGCATCTTTGAGCATGTCCTTTTCGTCCGTGTAATTCCGGGGGGCCATGACCACGCCAAAGCTGCACGTCACCCGCAGCTCGCTCTGACCGAGCTTGAAGGCCCTTGCGGTTTCCTCCTGGATGCGCTGCGCGACGCGGACGGCTCCGATGACGTCGGGGACATTGTCCAGCAATATGAAAAACTGCTCGGAATCCAGATACGCCGGAATATCGAGCGTGCGCAGACATTTTACGGTCCGCTTTGCCAGCATTTCAAAAAAAGCCTTCTGATCCTCGATCTGGGGAAGAACCTGCTCCGCATTGTCGATACCCATGACCAGTAAGGCGAAAGCGTAGTCAGGATGTCGAATGGAGCGCTTCAGGGCGTACTGCAGGCTGTCGGAAAACGTGTGGTCGGAACCTGCTTTCGGGCTATCCGAGCCCAGCGAATCCGTGGTCGGATGATAATGCGCGGAGAAAAAAAGCGGATGGCCCTTCTCATCCTTGTGCAGATAGACGCGGACATGGCAGGGCACGAACTTTCCACCGGACGTCTGCAACTCCGTATCAAGTTCCTGTGTGCGGCCTGTTTCAAGAAGGGAGGCCAGAACATTTTCCTGCAAGGCCTGAAAATCCAGGCTCGCCAGATCGACGGTCCAGTTCCGTGTCGCAAGATCGTATCGGGAATATCCGCAAAGATTGAGGAAAGCCTCGTTTCCTCCCAGAACCCGCCCGTCGGCATACCCGGCCAATACCGGCGTTTCCAGATGGCTCAGTATCTCTTCCATGAAAACATTCTTCTGCGCCAGGCGGTGATATTCGACAAACCCGTCGAGAACCGAATCGGCCAGAGTCGGTGCCCCGGCGTGCCTGTCTGTTTCGGAAGACAGATCCGGCCGCAGATAGACATCCGCATCGATGATCACGGCGGGAGAGGTCATGAGCGCACCCAAAACTTCGGGCTGCAAGGGGGGACGCACCAGCGTGAAGGACACCATGGCCGACCTGTGCCCCCCGGAGCGCACAGGCGTCTGGCCTGCAAGATCATCCGTAACGGGCTGCGAAGGAGGCTCGGCACGGACGACGCAAACCGTGAACGCGCCACCCGCCTCATTCGGAAAAA includes:
- a CDS encoding GGDEF domain-containing phosphodiesterase; this encodes MPDEGEEDWECLGQARSHQRDDTIFDAEGEVVPLAPDLFPNEAGGAFTVCVVRAEPPSQPVTDDLAGQTPVRSGGHRSAMVSFTLVRPPLQPEVLGALMTSPAVIIDADVYLRPDLSSETDRHAGAPTLADSVLDGFVEYHRLAQKNVFMEEILSHLETPVLAGYADGRVLGGNEAFLNLCGYSRYDLATRNWTVDLASLDFQALQENVLASLLETGRTQELDTELQTSGGKFVPCHVRVYLHKDEKGHPLFFSAHYHPTTDSLGSDSPKAGSDHTFSDSLQYALKRSIRHPDYAFALLVMGIDNAEQVLPQIEDQKAFFEMLAKRTVKCLRTLDIPAYLDSEQFFILLDNVPDVIGAVRVAQRIQEETARAFKLGQSELRVTCSFGVVMAPRNYTDEKDMLKDATAALGRALQRGERQIVIFDDRQNNEAVQFLRIESGLRNALLENEVCMHYQPIVHLQTGTIRGVEAYMRWNHKRKGLLRAEWFLPFAEHSDVVFELEAWAVRKSCAALKRFQQIMGEGFFLGLNVSLRNALRLGFIEELTEVVFENALCPEAIVLEVREEWLKYFGERFSSIFAEVDKAGVGIVVDHFDATHISLADLHHFPLRGLKLNASLQNDPGVLASLSSIAGSTGLILIAPGVEDATRLCSLQEHGCTYAQGNALAPTMDEEALMEYLAEERG